The Haliaeetus albicilla chromosome 19, bHalAlb1.1, whole genome shotgun sequence genome has a segment encoding these proteins:
- the XPNPEP3 gene encoding xaa-Pro aminopeptidase 3 isoform X1, translated as MSRLPARRLVAAVRGWRGFSVCKSCGLRRFSIQPAQQKKIPNRYLGQPSPFTHPHLLKPGEVTPGLSQVEYALRRHKLMALIQKEAHGWDGLDHTVILLSNPTYYMSNDIPYIFHQDTNFLYLCGFQEPDSILVLQSIPGKALPSHKSILFVPRRDPSRELWDGPRSGTDGAIALTGVDEAYTIEEFRHLVAKLKGESNIVWYDLTKPVHTELHSDYMQPLAEIKARNKNHIQGIRHLVQNLRLIKSPAEIERMKIAGRVTAEAFIETMFASKSPVDEAFLYAKFEFECRARGADILAYPPVVAGGNRSNTLHYVKNNQLIKDGELVLLDGGCESSCYVSDITRTWPINGRFTKPQAELYQAVLDIQKSCLSLCSPGMSLENIYSLMLSLIGQKLKELGILKNSITESHFFKAVRKYCPHHVGHYLGMDVHDTPDISRSLPLQPGMVITIEPGIYIPEDDVSAPERFRGIGVRIEDDVVITEDAPLILSADCPKEIYHIEQICGRSS; from the exons ATGTCGCGCCTTCCGGCCCGGAGGCTTGTGGCGGCGGTGAGGGGCTGGCGCGGCTTCTCAG tTTGCAAGTCATGTGGTCTCCGAAgattttccatccagcctgccCAGCAGAAGAAGATTCCAAACCGGTATTTGGGCCAGCCCAGCCCCTTCACACACCCACACCTTCTCAAACCAG GAGAGGTAACCCCAGGATTGTCACAGGTGGAATACGCTCTTCGCCGACACAAACTGATGGCACTGATCCAGAAAGAAGCGCATGGCTGGGATGGATTGGACCACACAGTGATTCTGCTATCCAACCCCACGTACTACATGAGCAATGACATCCCCTACATTTTCCACCAGGACACTAACTTCCTCTACCTCTGTGGGTTCCAGGAGCCTGACAGCATCCTGGTGCTGCAGAGCATTCCTGGCAAAGCGCTGCCTTCCCACAAATCCATACTTTTTGTACCCCGGAGAGATCCAAGCCGGGAGCTGTGGGACGGGCCCAGATCAGGCACAGATGGGGCAATCGCTCTCACAGGAGTAGACGAAGCTTACACCATCGAGGAGTTCAGGCATTTGGTGGCCAAGCTGAAAG GTGAGTCAAACATTGTTTGGTATGACTTGACGAAACCAGTGCATACGGAGCTGCACTCTGACTACATGCAGCCCCTGGCTGAGATAAAAGCTCGGAACAAAAACCACATCCAGGGCATCCGACATCTAGTGCAAAACCTTCGGCTGATCAAATCTCCTGCAGAGATTGAAAGGATGAAGATAGCTGGACGGGTGACAGCAGAG GCTTTCATAGAGACAATGTTTGCCAGCAAGTCCCCAGTGGATGAAGCCTTTCTGTATGCAAAG TTTGAATTCGAGTGCCGGGCTCGTGGTGCTGACATCTTGGCCTACCCTCCTGTCGTTGCTGGTGGCAATAGATCAAACACTTTGCACTATGTGAAGAACAATCAGCTCATCAAG GATGGTGAACTGGTCTTGCTAGATGGTGGATGTGAGTCTTCCTGCTATGTAAGTGACATCACACGCACCTGGCCCATCAATGGAAG GTTCACCAAACCCCAAGCAGAACTATACCAGGCTGTCCTGGATATCCAGAAGTCCTGCCTGAGCCTCTGCTCCCCAGGCATGAGCCTAGAAAATATCTACAGCCTCATGCTGAGCCTTATTGGACAGAAACTGAAAGAGTTGGGGATCCTGAAGAACAGCATCACTGAGAGCCACTTCTTCAAG gCTGTTCGAAAGTACTGCCCACATCATGTGGGCCATTACTTGGGCATGGATGTTCATGATACCCCAGATATATCCCGATCTCTCCCGCTCCAGCCAGGCATGGTGATAACCATTGAACCAG gCATTTATATCCCTGAGGACGATGTGAGTGCGCCAGAGAGGTTTCGTGGCATTGGTGTGCGCATTGAGGATGATGTTGTGATAACAGAGGATGCGCCTCTCATCTTGTCTGCTGACTGTCCCAAGGAGATCTACCACATCGAGCAGATCTGTGGCCGCAGCTCATGA
- the XPNPEP3 gene encoding xaa-Pro aminopeptidase 3 isoform X2, producing the protein MSRLPARRLVAAVRGWRGFSVCKSCGLRRFSIQPAQQKKIPNRYLGQPSPFTHPHLLKPGEVTPGLSQVEYALRRHKLMALIQKEAHGWDGLDHTVILLSNPTYYMSNDIPYIFHQDTNFLYLCGFQEPDSILVLQSIPGKALPSHKSILFVPRRDPSRELWDGPRSGTDGAIALTGVDEAYTIEEFRHLVAKLKGESNIVWYDLTKPVHTELHSDYMQPLAEIKARNKNHIQGIRHLVQNLRLIKSPAEIERMKIAGRVTAEAFIETMFASKSPVDEAFLYAKDGELVLLDGGCESSCYVSDITRTWPINGRFTKPQAELYQAVLDIQKSCLSLCSPGMSLENIYSLMLSLIGQKLKELGILKNSITESHFFKAVRKYCPHHVGHYLGMDVHDTPDISRSLPLQPGMVITIEPGIYIPEDDVSAPERFRGIGVRIEDDVVITEDAPLILSADCPKEIYHIEQICGRSS; encoded by the exons ATGTCGCGCCTTCCGGCCCGGAGGCTTGTGGCGGCGGTGAGGGGCTGGCGCGGCTTCTCAG tTTGCAAGTCATGTGGTCTCCGAAgattttccatccagcctgccCAGCAGAAGAAGATTCCAAACCGGTATTTGGGCCAGCCCAGCCCCTTCACACACCCACACCTTCTCAAACCAG GAGAGGTAACCCCAGGATTGTCACAGGTGGAATACGCTCTTCGCCGACACAAACTGATGGCACTGATCCAGAAAGAAGCGCATGGCTGGGATGGATTGGACCACACAGTGATTCTGCTATCCAACCCCACGTACTACATGAGCAATGACATCCCCTACATTTTCCACCAGGACACTAACTTCCTCTACCTCTGTGGGTTCCAGGAGCCTGACAGCATCCTGGTGCTGCAGAGCATTCCTGGCAAAGCGCTGCCTTCCCACAAATCCATACTTTTTGTACCCCGGAGAGATCCAAGCCGGGAGCTGTGGGACGGGCCCAGATCAGGCACAGATGGGGCAATCGCTCTCACAGGAGTAGACGAAGCTTACACCATCGAGGAGTTCAGGCATTTGGTGGCCAAGCTGAAAG GTGAGTCAAACATTGTTTGGTATGACTTGACGAAACCAGTGCATACGGAGCTGCACTCTGACTACATGCAGCCCCTGGCTGAGATAAAAGCTCGGAACAAAAACCACATCCAGGGCATCCGACATCTAGTGCAAAACCTTCGGCTGATCAAATCTCCTGCAGAGATTGAAAGGATGAAGATAGCTGGACGGGTGACAGCAGAG GCTTTCATAGAGACAATGTTTGCCAGCAAGTCCCCAGTGGATGAAGCCTTTCTGTATGCAAAG GATGGTGAACTGGTCTTGCTAGATGGTGGATGTGAGTCTTCCTGCTATGTAAGTGACATCACACGCACCTGGCCCATCAATGGAAG GTTCACCAAACCCCAAGCAGAACTATACCAGGCTGTCCTGGATATCCAGAAGTCCTGCCTGAGCCTCTGCTCCCCAGGCATGAGCCTAGAAAATATCTACAGCCTCATGCTGAGCCTTATTGGACAGAAACTGAAAGAGTTGGGGATCCTGAAGAACAGCATCACTGAGAGCCACTTCTTCAAG gCTGTTCGAAAGTACTGCCCACATCATGTGGGCCATTACTTGGGCATGGATGTTCATGATACCCCAGATATATCCCGATCTCTCCCGCTCCAGCCAGGCATGGTGATAACCATTGAACCAG gCATTTATATCCCTGAGGACGATGTGAGTGCGCCAGAGAGGTTTCGTGGCATTGGTGTGCGCATTGAGGATGATGTTGTGATAACAGAGGATGCGCCTCTCATCTTGTCTGCTGACTGTCCCAAGGAGATCTACCACATCGAGCAGATCTGTGGCCGCAGCTCATGA
- the ST13 gene encoding hsc70-interacting protein yields MDSRKLSELRAFVRLCKQNPGLLHTEELAFLREWVESMGGTIPPAPANTSTEETSKGKAEEQPEEPVKSPEPESEESDLEIDNEGVIEPDNDDPQEMGDENVEVTEEMMDQANEKKIEAINALSEGELQKAVDLFTDAIKLNPCLAILYAKRASVFVKLQKPNAAIRDCDRAIKINPDSAQTYKWRGKAHRLLGHWEEAAHDLALACKLDYDEDASAMLKEVQPRAQKIAEHRRKYERKREEKEIKERMERVKKAREEHERAQREEEARRQAGGAQFGGFPGGFPGGFPGAMPGGMPGMAGMPGLNEILSDPEVLAAMQDPEVMVAFQDVAQNPANMSKYQNNPKVMNLISKLSAKFGSKP; encoded by the exons ATGGACTCGCGTAAGCTGAGCGAGCTGCGGGCCTTCGTCAGGCTCTGCAAGCAGAACCCGGGCCTGCTGCACACCGAGGAGCTGGCTTTCCTCCGCGAGTGGGTGGAGAG TATGGGAGGCACAATACCGCCTGCTCCAGCCAATACCTCCACAGAGGAGACAAGTAAG GGCAAAGCAGAGGAACAGCCAGAGGAGCCAGTTAAATCACCTGAACCAGAAAGTGAAGAGAGTGACTTAG AAATTGACAATGAGGGAGTGATTGAACCAGACAATGATGACCCTCAAGAAATGGGGGATGAAAATGTGGAG gTAACTGAAGAGATGATGGATCAAGCTAATGAGAAGAAGATTGAAGCAATAAATGCTCTAAGTGAAG GTGAACTTCAGAAGGCTGTCGACTTGTTCACAGATGCTATCAAGCTGAATCCTTGTTTGGCCATCTTGTATGCCAAGAGGGCAAG TGTTTTTGTGAAACTACAGAAGCCAAATGCTGCCATTAGAGATTGTGACAGAGCCATCAAGATTAATCCTGACTCGGCACAGACCTATAAATGGAGGGGGAAAGCACATAG ACTTCTGGGTCACTGGGAGGAGGCTGCTCATGATCTTGCATTAGCTTGTAAACTGGATTATGATGAAGATGCTAGCGCCATGCTGAAGGAGGTGCAACCAAGA GCTCAGAAGATTGCAGAGCACCGCCGAAAATATGAGCGGAAGcgtgaagaaaaggaaatcaagGAAAGAATGGAAAGAGTGAAGAAGGCACGGGAGGAGCATGAGAGAGCGCAAAGG gaggaagaagcaaGACGACAGGCAGGAGGAGCGCAGTTTGGTGGTTTCCCAGGTGGCTTCccag gTGGATTTCCTGGGGCTATGCCTGGAGGTATGCCAGGAATGGCAGGTATGCCAGGTCTCAATGAGATTCTCAGTGATCCAGAAGTCCTTGCAGCCATGCAG GATCCAGAAGTTATGGTTGCGTTCCAAGATGTTGCTCAGAACCCAGCAAATATGTCCAAGTACCAGAACAATCCCAAGGTCATGAATCTCATCAGTAAATTGTCTGCCAAATTTGGCAGTAAACCATAA